Proteins from one Tetrapisispora phaffii CBS 4417 chromosome 8, complete genome genomic window:
- the GTS1 gene encoding Gts1p (similar to Saccharomyces cerevisiae GTS1 (YGL181W); ancestral locus Anc_8.142), producing the protein MGRFSRNNNHQASGEQRELTDLINLPENSNRCGECGNSFPTWASVNLGVFLCGRCASVHRNMLNNRDDYVFSHVKSLTIDRWNSRDVDTLGNSGGNKRNASIWNPKKEPFPFDADEDKSKVEEFIRNKYILGTYRYNAIEPQDYGEQRQNKERDGPRDRYDNRRDRYDDRRERRYGDGDEDRYDDYKRSSRGRNRSGTSSGRRDGRGGSTRDVSLTNRKARDFELSKYSRHIKNLEQMGYTDIDNNAEALSIAHGDINQAIDILESNNKRNGPSRDNNEPTPSLPKRPAEAGPTPAVFDGSGAPASNAAAPTDVIFDGTVQQYIDPSTGIIYVDQQHYAAALQNTQQNMQLQQQLQMQQQQQALQQQQALQQQQALQQQMMTGMYMQQPQQTGIDKNAIMGLYNNPASYTSPVEVKPDHPQYQQLQAQAQAQAQAQQQLQMQQQQQMQQQQMQQPYNPGYPGYFIQ; encoded by the coding sequence ATGGGTAGATTTAGcagaaataataatcatCAGGCGAGTGGTGAACAAAGAGAGTTAACAGATTTGATTAATTTACCAGAAAATAGCAACAGATGCGGTGAATGTGGTAACTCTTTTCCAACATGGGCTTCTGTCAATCTTGGTGTGTTTCTATGTGGTAGATGCGCTTCTGTTCACAGGAATATGTTAAATAATAGAGATGATTACGTGTTTTCCCATGTGAAATCACTTACTATTGATAGATGGAATTCAAGAGATGTTGATACATTAGGTAATAGTGGTGGTAATAAACGTAATGCAAGTATTTGGAACCCAAAAAAAGAGCCTTTCCCATTTGATGCAGATGAAGACAAGAGTAAAGTCGAAGAGTTtattagaaataaatatatactgGGTACTTATAGGTATAATGCAATTGAACCACAAGATTATGGTGAGCAAAGACAGAATAAAGAAAGGGATGGTCCAAGGGACAGATATGATAACAGAAGAGACAGATATGACGACAGAAGAGAGAGACGATACGGTGATGGAGATGAGGATCGCTATGACGACTATAAGAGAAGTAGTCGTGGTAGAAATAGAAGCGGCACTTCAAGTGGTCGTCGTGATGGCAGAGGTGGCAGCACTAGAGATGTTAGCTTAACGAACAGAAAAGCCAGAGATTTTGAACTAAGCAAATATTCAAGACACATTAAGAATTTAGAACAAATGGGCTATACTGATATCGATAATAATGCAGAAGCCTTATCTATTGCACACGGTGATATCAACCAAGctattgatattttagaGAGCAATAACAAGAGAAATGGACCATCAAGGGATAACAACGAACCTACACCATCTTTACCAAAAAGACCTGCTGAAGCGGGTCCGACACCAGCCGTTTTTGATGGTTCTGGCGCACCTGCATCTAACGCTGCAGCGCCCACTGATGTCATTTTTGATGGAACTGTCCAACAGTACATTGATCCTTCCACGGGTATTATCTATGTCGATCAACAACATTATGCTGCTGCACTACAAAACACGCAACAAAACATGCAACTGCAACAGCAATTACAAATGCAACAGCAGCAACAAGCTCTTCAGCAGCAGCAAGCTCTTCAGCAGCAGCAAGCTCTTCAGCAGCAAATGATGACAGGTATGTATATGCAACAGCCACAACAAACAGGGATTGACAAGAATGCCATAATGGGACTGTACAACAACCCAGCTTCATACACTAGTCCAGTAGAAGTAAAACCTGACCACCCTCAATATCAACAATTACAAGCCCAAGCCCAAGCCCAAGCCCAGGCTCAACAACAATTGCAAAtgcaacagcaacaacaaatGCAGCAGCAACAAATGCAACAACCATACAA